A window of Phragmites australis chromosome 2, lpPhrAust1.1, whole genome shotgun sequence genomic DNA:
CGGTGTGTTCAGTGTGTGTATTGTAGCTTTTCATTCATAGCTGTGGACGCTAGGTTGTGTTGCTTGTATTGTGTGGTTCGgattttctctaattttaagAGTGCGCATCAGACTgtgatgttagagtcttttccGGAATATGGCCTTGCATAGGTTATAGATATGACCTAAAAGTTAACTGAAAAGTGTTTTCCGTTgagttgcaacttgcaactgTTAGTCAAGATTGTTGTGATGTAACCGTACGCCTTCTAGATCAGTAAAGTAGAATTGCCTTGCAAAAGTCTCTCCATGGTTACATGGTCATGTGTCAGTGGGTGCAAAGTGAGCACACGCACAGGACCTTTTTTGGAAATTAATTATTTTGTTAGTTAATGGTGGTAGAATTGTTGTTAAGCGTGAACAGGGCCCCTATATTGTCCGGTACGGTCCtttatctatattatattaatGCTTAATGGACTACTGGTCTCCTTTTTTGCTGTTATGCTGTGAGCTGAAAAAAGTGATACCTAGACAATTTTACCTTGCAGTGTACACATTTGAACCTGATATATCCAAACAAGAGCGAGCTGCAATCCATGAGATGTGTAGAAAAATGGGCATGATATCCAAAAGTTCTGGGTGAGTAAGATATCTATAATTTGTTTTGCAGACTTGTTTCAGTGAAGAGTTATAAGGAAATATGGAGCATCTTTCTATTGCGTCATCCTGAGGTTAACATTGCAGTATGAAAGTTACTTGGTATATTTCATGGttatttttaattctatttGTTAATTACAGGTATGGGGAAAGGCGACGCCTTTctgtttataaaaataaacagaAGCAGGGGCCTGACATGGAAGAAGGCCCTAGCCACCTTGGATTTTCTGAAGAAGCGAGACACGTTTTGCAGGATTTATTTACACATTATCCTCCCGATGATGCTGATTTAAATGGGGATGCTGTCAGGAATTCTAGTGATAAGCCTGCAAACATTAAATGGAAACCAGATAGTGCCTTTTGCAGGCCAGCAATGGGCAAACCTGATATAGCGAAAAAAGTCGAGAAGCTTGCCTCTAAAATAAATGGATCTGCACAGTTGAGAAAGGTTGTATATTCTGGCTAGATAATattatctttctttctttgcatTTATAAATGACTCCAATCAGTTATTTGCTCCTGCTTATCAGTCATATGAGGTAATCTTATTTAACTGATAGCTGAAGAATTTACTTGTATACAGATCACTCAAGACAGATCCAAACTTCCTATTTCATCCTTCAAGGATGTCATCTCTTCGACTTTGGAAAACCACCAGGTAATGTTTTTTGCTCCTAAGCTTTCTCACGtctaaatatttatatatgtaaaaTATGCGATAttgcaaaaatattaaaaaaagtaaTCCAACCTGGATTGAAATTGTATCCTAGCTTCAACAAGATACATGGATTAATGTGGGTGCTGCAAATTGCTAACATTTGCTAGACCACATCTTCAATTCATGTGATGCTGTGCTACTGAGCGAAAAATTGGAGGACATCTATTCAGGAAAATGTTCATCACTTTCCTGATCTTTGTTGTTTTTCTCTTCATGCATTATACACTTGCCAACTCTCCAGAAGATTTCTTTCATCATCATCTGATGGCAATTTGATCCTCCTATATTTCCTGGTAGGTGGTTCTTATTTCTGGAGAAACAGGCTGCGGTAAAACCACCCAGGTGCCAATTCTTTCAACACTTTTTATGGACTGTTTCGATCATGAAACAATTCTTGTATATAAATTAATCTCGCTATTCATTCCTGCATTAAATTTAGATCTtttttgttgtaattttttgTACTATGTATTCTGGCTGGCAATAATTTTTGGTTTATTGATGCAATCCATTGCTATTCTTGTTTAATGGACTTTGTGTGCTTGAGCCAATATCTAAGAATCTTACCAAGAAAACAAATATATTTGGTCACTCGAATGATGTATCTTATGTATAGAAACTAGAAAGTTTCTTTTGCTATCTGTGCGAGCATATGATCTTATACAAGAAGCAGGCTTTAGTTCCTTTCTCTATATAATCTATCTTGTTGGAGGCGTGGAGTAATGGATGTATTGGTATCAGACTTGGTATTTGTTATTTAATAGCATCTGTATTCAAACAGACTGATTCTAGAAAAATCTGATGGAGTTATCTGCCTGTGAAATTATGTGAACTGAATTGCTTTGATTATGATTTGGTAGGGTGTGAATGATATTTTCATTTATTTGGCTAACTATCCCTGTTTTTCTTATATAGGTTCCTCAATACATCTTGGATCATATGTGGGCCAAGGGTGAATCATGTAAGATCATATGCACTCAACCACGTCGGATATCAGCTATTTCAGGTACGTTTGAGGCACACATTATGACATATTGCTTTTTTATCTAAGTTTGTTATCTTCTGGTTGGTGGTAAGTTATGCTCTGTTCTTTATGGTATCCAGTTGCCGAGCGAATCTCTGCTGAAAGAGGAGAGGCTGTTGGTGACACAGTTGGATATAAGGTACTAACAGATTGTTATGATTTTCTATGATGTATTTCTGGGTTGTCTCTTTATTTAGGGCTAATTTATGGTTGCTGTGAAATTGACCAATAagtcaatagaggaaagaatgTTCCTAGAAGTGTTTCCAGCCGTCTTGGGTCCTGTGCTTTGAAACACAGGAAGTATATCCTTTTTGTATGAATGATTTTTCTTCATTTGACTTCTTGCCATGTTGTTTGGGCATTTACTTCTCGCATCCACTTTCGCTttcttgaatatatatatatgtatatatacggtAGTGCTATACTACACCTAGGGTGTAGAACCCACCCCAGCCCAGCTCACCCTGCCACAGTAGCCCCTGTCTCAGCCCACCTGCAAGCAACCAGGGCGCGCCACGTGGCGTGCAGCTGCGCTCGCACCCGCGCCCACGAGCTGGTGTGTGCCACGTGGCACGCCGGCCGTGCTTGCCCCAACACGCCAACTCGCTCCACGTGGTGCGCCGGCTGCGCTCGCGCCTAACTCATGCGCCATGTGCCCAGTAGGTGTCGATAGTTGTCCAGTAGATGTCGCTCAGTAGTTGTTCAATTTCCCGCAATTCAGTAGTGTCAATATTTTTTCAGTAATtattgttcagtagtgtcagtagttacCGCTACTGAAtaaaactactgacactactgaataaaATTACTGACACTGCTGAACGAAGTTACttgaaactactgaacaaaactactaacTACTATCAAAGCCAGGGTTCGAAAATTCGACggtaaccgagcaaaaatcgcgataaccggccatctcggtccggctcggtttcagaaaccgaacggtaaccgaatttgaattcaaaaaattcaaaaattcaaaaaaattcaaaaaaaaatattaaaaaaaactagacataattctaagactttctgtgaaataaattttcaaaaataatgtcgtttgcatcatattctctagggaggaagtttgaaaaaatgaaaaaagttgaagcgtgcggctcaattattaactcatgttaaggaaaagtttaacatgcaaacacatatttttcttgtgtagaacgtatctttagaggatctttaaaattgatttcactttatttagagttttattaatttctctatgatttttacaaagttcacaagcataaagtgaatatgttaagaaacaacactgtaactaactttttcatgtctactattatttttcctacgtaaattatagtataaataaactaataaaagtagttttactaatttttgaggtgtgatgggtcagttatgaattaatctagtcgcaacatatttacacaatccttgcatgttacaataactaattcatgagttcatgtatttttaaaaaacataggatcatgtaagaagactaacaaaattagtttcatgatttttggactagcaaagagtaaactatgtatttaacttggtttaacaaatacattttctcaccgaaaaatttgaacttttttatgagtataaatacttttatcatgtagatcatgttacaaggaaacgaacaaaatttatttcacttgatttgaagctcagatgaattagttattgattttataagattgAGATGATTTTGGGGTTTTCTGTTGAACTTCCCTGAAAaccgagaaaaccgctcgataaatcgagaaaaccgagcggttaccgacaatgcggaaaattcgagaaaaccgctcgataaattgagaaaatcgctcggtaaccagtCCAATTCAACCGGTTACCAatcggctaaaatcgcgattttttcctcaaatttcaaatttattcaaatgaaaTTTGTccgaaattttttgaaaattcgaGCGGTTACCACGGTAATCGCGCTTTTTCGGTAACGTAAACCTTGATCGAAGCATCGAaaatcatattaaattttcactATTGAGCACTACTGGACTACTAAACTAGTGAGCACTACTGGACTAGTAAATTATTGAACATTACTGAGCAACTACAGGGTTGCTACTGAACTACTAAACACTTCTGGACACGTGGCGCGCGCGGGGACGCGTGGCGCATGGGAGCAACGGCGTGGGCGCGGGGGCGCTATGGTGGCACATGGTGGGCACGCAGGGTGCGTGAGTGGGTGGGGCACGCGGCGCGCGGCACGTGATTGGCACGGGCGCACGTGCGGGGAGTGGGGTTGGCGGGCGCATGGGACACGTGGCAGGTGCGAGGTGGGGTGCGTGTTGGCTGTGTTGGGCCGGTTGTGGGGGCGTAGAATAATATTCTACATCATAGGTGTAGTATAGCATATGTGTGTCTGTGTGTGTACGTATGCTGCACCTATTCTGCTCATAGTTGTGCACTATATATTATGTCAAACTGTTATTCTTTTTGTCTTACACTATTTGTTTGTTTTCATTGTAGATACGTTTGGAGTCAAAAGGAGGAAACAATTCATCAATCTTGTTCTGCACAAATGGCGTTCTTTTGAGAGTATTGATAGGAAGAGGAACTAACACCTCAAAAGCACGAAATCCGAAGCGCTCGTTAGATGATACAGTTTTGGGGATAACACACATCATTGTGGTAATGCTTTATACTAAAAATTTTCAATTATGTTGATTACACATGTTATCAcatgataattttattttcagtaGTTTGTACTCCCTTCCAACTATATATCAATGTTAGAAAGCATGCCGTAAAGCTTCTAAAACTCTAATGATATACACAGAAGTATTTGGAACTTTCACATGGAAATGATACTAATAgatttgttaccaaaatactttCATATGATTATTGTTTACAAATTTCAAGATCATATAGTTGGAGAAGTAATGGTAAAGCTGTGAATTCTAGACCGTGTTAATGTCCTAAATGGCATCTATTTTGAAAGAGGGAGTATTTGTTTTGGAATCGAGTGTATTGCACATAGCATTTACCAATTGGTGCCTAGTAATTTGATAGGTCTAGCCATCGTCATGACCCCATAAGTGATTTTGGACCCCATTGGTGATTTTTTCCAATGTCAATGATTTTGCAacttttgatcaaatttaatatttgcTTTGTGCTCACTTAACACCCTTCAACATTCTCCATGTatatgattatgattatgattatgataATGATAATGTGGGGGCAATTCCTGCTTAAATTGATTGTGAATAGTTCTATGGAAAATATTCTTTTTGTTTTATGATGGGTATAGAAATTTATGCTTTTCAATTACGACTTATGAGCATCCAATATAATTTGGCCATGGTTGCTTTTCTGAAATACTTACTTTTACACTATTTCTCTGTCATTTATTGTGAATCGTCAAGATCTTTGCGGGCAGAACCGGGTCTTTTGTGCACAAtgcaataacaacaacaacaaagccttttgtcccaagcaagttggggttggctagagatgaaactcaacgagagctaaaaaaaatgaaacaatgtATATAAAAAGTAAAATAGTATTAGTAATAATAGTAAAAGAAGATCAATGTCTTAGGTCATGGTTCAGGCATGTGGATTGCTAATTTTCACATGCTCCTGGAAATTTTGCGTGCAATATGttaacattttttatttgattaattCTGTTGAACTGATTTTCAATAGAATAGGTGACTACTCTATTGCTGTAATGTTGTTGTGTAATGTATTGTTCTATATGGTAAATGGTGTGTGCTAATACTCGGTTTTACTGTCTCTAGGACGAAATCCATGAAAGGGATAGGTTTTCTGATTTCATGCTGACTATTCTAAGGTATTATGATAAAATTCATTTAGTACACTTGTTGCTAAAAATGCACACAATAACGTTGTAATACCTTTCACAAAACAATTTTGTGCAGAGATTTGTTGCCGGTGTATCCTCATCTTCGTTTGGTGAGCAGGATCTTCCTTTGTAGCTCAGCTCTTGTTTTCAGCTATCGTACTGAATCATAGAAGATGCTTCAGATTTGTTGTAAATGCAATGGTTTATTGGCTGCTTAAGGGTTTCTAAACTGGAAGTTCCTGGTTTGTTAGATTGATGTTACGACATCACTAATCTATCACATTAATACATCATTGActtggagtttttttatatactaTGATTATTTGACTGGTGTGTTAAAGTCCAACTCCTTTGTAGTTTGTAGGATGGCCTACCATGTTTAAAGCACTAAATTTGGTCCAAGTATGTTTCCATTACAAAAGTATCTACTAATGTATTTAACAGGTACTCATGAGTGCAACAATTGATGCTGAGCGGTTTTCACAATACTTCAATGGATGCCCAGTCATTCTAGTCCCTGGGTTTACCTATCCTGTTAGTAAACACTCTGACTGAATATATTAAACCATCTGAAATCTTTTTTGACAAGTTACAACTTCTTTTTCCTCAGGTCAAAACTTTCTATTTGGAGGATGTGCTTTCTATTCTGCATTCTGTAGGCGATAATCATCTTAATCCTACAACCAGTGATCTGAAACAGAGCAGTGTATTAGCTGACGATATCAAAAGCTCAATGGATGATTCAATTAATCTGGCTTTGGTCAATGATGAATTTGATCCTCTCCTTGAGCTTATTTCTGTAGAGCAGAACCCAGAAATCTACAACTACCAGCATTCAGAGACTGGTGTAACATCTTTAATGGTTTTTGCTACAAAGGGTCATCTTGGTGATGTTTGTATGCTTTTATCGTTTGGTGTGGATTGTTCAGCACAAGATCATGATGGAAAATCTGCATTAGATTGGGCACAGCAAGAGAATCAACAGGAGGTTTGTGAAGTAATCAAGAAACATATGGAGTGTAGTTCAGCAAAATCAGCTGAAGATAATGAGCTGCTTAATAAGTACTTGGCAACCATAAATCCAGAGCACATTGATACTGTACTAATAGTACGTTTGCTTGGGAAAATTTGTGTAGATTCCAATGAAGGAGCTATCTTGGTATTTCTTCCTGGGTGGGAAGATATAAATCAAACACGGGAAAGGTTGCTTGCTTCTCCATCCTTCCGGGATTCATCAAAGTTTCTTGTGTTGTCACTTCATTCCATGATCCCATCTTCAGAGCAGAAAAAGGTTTTCAAACATCCACCATCAGGCGTTCGTAAGATCATTCTTTCAACCAATATTGCAGAGACTGCCGTGACAATTGATGATGTTGTGTTTGTCATAGACAGTGGGAGAATGAAAGAGAAAAGCTATGATCCATACAATAATGTGTCGACACTTCATGCTTCCTGGGTTTCAAAAGCTAATGCAAGACAACGTGAAGGGCGTGCTGGTCGTTGTCAGCCAGGAACTTGCTATCATCTTTACTCAAGGTTTAGAGCAGTATCATTGCCCGACTACCAAATTCCTGAAATAAAAAGAATGCCCATTGAGGAACTTTGTTTGCAGGTACAATGCTAGCTAATATTTGTATTATCCCTAATGTCTAATGAAAACAACATCATGCAAATTTCACTTAGCTGCATTTAGAGTAATGTTTAGCTACTGATAGCTGTTTGTTGATGCAATCCATGGTGCAGGTTAAACTGCTTGATTCAAACTGCAGAATAGCAGACTTTTTAAAGAAAACCTTGGACCCTCCAATTCCAGAAACTGTAAGAAATGCCATTACCCTACTTCAGGATCTTGGTGCTTTAACACAAGATGAACAACTAACAGATTTAGGAGAAAAGCTGGGTTCCCTTCCGGTCCATCCATCCACAACCAAGATGCTCCTGTTTGCTATATTAATGAACTGCCTGGATCCTGCATTGACATTGGCATGTGCAGCGGATTATAGAGATCCGTTCCTCCTTCCAATGGCTCCAGATGAGAGAAAAAGAGCAGCCGCAGCGAAGGTTGAGCTTGCTTCATTGTATGGTGGGTTCAGCGACCAGCTTGCCGTTGTGGCGGCATTTGACTGTTGGAGACGTGCCAAAGATAGGGGCCAAGAATCTCAGTTTTGTACAAAGTATTTTGTCTCTCCAAACATCATGAATATGCTGTCAAACATGAGGAAACAGCTTCAAAACGAACTGTCTCAAAGAGGGTTTGTTCCGGCAGATACATCTGCCTGCAGCTTAAACTCCAAAGATCCAGGTACTCAGGTTTATGTGAAAATGCGAGTTCTTAAAAATTGTATAATCTTGGattcctttgttttttttttcattttggtaTTTGAATTATGTACATGTTAAATTGTGTGAAACACTGAACAGTAATTGGTTCGTTTTTCTAGATTTCTATGAAGCTATGCCCTATAGAAGTGTGCATTCTTGCAAGGCAACTGCATGGGATTTTGCATAGAAAATGAAGTAGTTCTTTTTTCGTGCCCATACATGGTATCAATCCCCTGTATAATTATCATATACCACCCTACCAGGGATTTTAATTTGCATGCTCATCGTCCGTAAGATAGTTGAATAAGAGAATGTCACAGTTAGCACCAAAGATATGCCAAGTTAGTATATTCAGATAtgatctcttatttttttcagttCTTGAAAGATTGCTGCTCTAACTTAACTGTGCTCAAAGTCATCACATATGTCAATTAGAAGTTCGGTCCATTACAGACTTTTCCAGCCTGTTTTCTTATTTCTCTTACTTTTTCAGTTTTAATTCAAGAAGAAAACATCTTGTACCTCAATTTTGTTATAAAATATGGTTAACGCATTTGCAGGTTTATATGCCAACACGTCCAATCTTCCTTCGCAAATTGTTCTTTGCACCTTTAAATTTGAACTGTTCAATTGCACTTAACTTACTTGCAACTCTGTTAGGTATCATGCGTGCTGTTCTTATGGCTGGTGCTTACCCAATGGTAGGGAGATTGCTTCCTCCTCGCAAAAATGCTAGAAAAGCAGTCGTGGAGACAACAAGCGGTGTCAAAGTTCGTCTACATCCACATTCCTGCAACTTTAACCTATCATTTAGTAAACCTTCTGGGAATCCACTAGTGATATACGATGAGATCACTCGAGGTGATGGTGGAATGTATATTAAAAACTGTTCTGTCATTGGGTCATATCCTTTGCTTCTGCTTGCTACAGAAATGGTTGTTGCTCCACCTGATGAcagtgatgaagaggatgaagatTCCAGTGAGGATGAAGCTGAGAAAAACACTATCGTACAGCATAAAGAAGAGATTATGTCTTCTCCTGATAACACTGTTTCAGTTGTTGTTGATCGGTGGCTCCGATTTGATGCGACTGCTCTGGATGTTGCTCAAATATACTGCTTAAGAGAACGTCTAGCATCTGCTATTCTTTTCAAAGTAAGATGATTGCGCCTTGTTTACTGCATTTTTTATTGAATCATGTACAAAGCTTGATCTCTGTTTTGTGTTATATCTTTTGTTCCATGTTATCAAAACATGTTATAATGACATGCCAGGCACACTAGCAAGCATGCAATACAATCATTCTACatcctttttttttaccttaAGCTCCACATAATTTTTCATGCTTTACTGATAAAAGGTGTTTTCTACAGGTCAAATATCCACAAGATGTTCTCCCGCCTGCTCTTGGAGCATCGATGTATGCTATTGCATGCATCCTTTCATATGATGGCTTGCCTACTATGGTTCCATCCAATGATTTTTCAACGAACCGAGCTTTGAGCCAGAATTCAGCGGAAGCTAGCAGATTCTCCCAGGGAAGGAGAGTGGGTTATATTCCACCTGGTGGTTTCCTCATATCCTTGTTAGCTGATAAGCCACATAATACAGCTCCTTTTCAGAAGTCATCTAACCACCCAGGGGGTGCTTCAGGGAACACTCGGCCATCCAGGCCCTCCGTTGGTAGATTTGATCAATCACAGCGTCCTTTTCGCAATTCTGTACCAGGGAGCTCAACACCACGGTCTTTCAAAAGGCAGCGTGATGCTGCACGGTGACCATGGCTTAAAGGCGGCCTTTTGCACGCCCTTCGGCTGTGCTGGATCTCCTGTGTCCTGATCAAGGAAGAAGGATGATTGTTGGTTAGTAGCAAGATTTGCCGCGTTCCATGGTAGAAGCGGTCTCACGATGAAATCCGAGGTCAGCAGTTCTGCTGGTATGCTATCCGGACTCCAGACTTCAGTAAAACCTGTTACTGTGTTCAGCTCAGCCTACCTTATGATAGACATACTAGTGCCTTGTAATCTCACGCGATGGCGTTCAGTTGTCAAAAGTTGCTGTTACTAGCACAAATAGTGGCCCCAAAATGGACTGGAGTGCTTGATGATAGATGGGCTATGTGCCGTACGGTAGGGCAgttcttgttttttatttttgttatttgaACTCAAGAAATCTTGAAGGGTTACTGCCCGAGATAAGCGAGGAAGTGAGGATTGCACGTGTCTAGTCCTGTGCATGTATGTACTCCTGTCTTCAGATAGTGAACCTATAGCGGACCTCCGTGATGTGATGCTGCGAATTGTCTTGGCATGCAGTCATGTCATATTTGTTCTTTTTAAGGAATTCGAGTGAAATGTTCTGCGCTCGTGCATCGCAGCATCAGGCAGGTACagaaaaatttgaaaacaaaaagGTACTCCTACCAAAAATCTGCgtgtatttatttcaaaaaaaaactgCGTGCAGCACGTCTCAGAACGAGCCACAGCGCACAGTGGCATCATAGCGGATGCCGGACGGGTGCCGTCTGCAGTCAGTGACTCATGGTGTCGTGTGGTACATGAGTCCGGCGTGATGTGGCACGGTTATCGGCTTTATCGCGTTGCGCAGCTGGCGGATGACTACCGATTTTAATGTTTTGTCGTCGTTGCATACTTGCATTAAACTCGCGAAGAGTCCTGCCCTTGCTGACCGTGGTGTTTTGCGTGCGACGCGGGTGATGTGATGTGTTTTGCGGTGTCAAGCGGTCCGACTCGATGGATCCGTATCTTTGAATTTGTCTAAGAGGTGTGGATCCGATTTATGGTCGGTTTGTTAGAGTTCTGATTTTACGGTGAGAGTGATTTTACGGTAAAAGTAGagtggaagtgattctgtggtgaaattgattttatttgtaaaattattttggtATGTTAGTAGTGAAAGTGATTTctgtaaaaatattatattaaaattgaGAGAATCAGTCGGGAATCAGATGAAAGTTAGATTTTTCAGCTCCTACCTCGCAATACAAATCGTGAAGTGATTTTCGTGCGGAATCCGCTCCCAGTTAGAACGTTTTGGCAGCGCGGGAGCTGATTCCCACGTGGAATCACTCCAAAAAACGCTACCAAACGAGGTCTTAGTTTATAGAAATTTGATTTATAGTTTATATATTGCTAAAAGTTAGTTAAAAGTTAGGTACTGGTTGGATCTCTAATTATAAATTAGTTTATTATTAGTTtaaattgctaattatttataGTATTCTTACTTTATTGTTGATATGGAAACACGTACAGAAGAGTGGTAAAggcaaaaaaatctttttaatatGTATTAGCTGAAATAAGATGACTCTCCTAAGCTTATAAGATTATAGAAAACTAGTTGATTGAATTATTATAAATTAGATAAAAAGCTAAGATATTTAGATTAGCTAGAGTTTttaaaaatatctctctataaacTCTACCTAATTCAAGTAGGCCCTTGTGCACGACCTATTTTTCTCTGTCATGGGAAAGGCTGTGCTAGTCTTGATGTGATACACGGCTCCTAGAAAACGGGAGGACGGTGGAGGGCTACCTTACATAGAAACTTTCAGAAAGTTGTAGTTCAAAATATCGAATTAGAGTTTAAAGTGCTTGATTCTACTCGGAGTCTCTGATGCTCATAAATATTCAATATCCATCTTGGGAGCTGAAACTTTCCAAATACTTCTGCGTCTGTTTTtataagaaattaaaaaaaaaaggttgacTGGCCTAAAATCCTAGTTGGAACTTATAATTGCTTCTACTGTACCTGAGATGTTGTTTTTAGACTTTTGATATAAGATGTTACCGGTCTTTTTACTTGCGGTTCAGGGCATTGACACATCCTGTAACAAGCatgtttaattattattttttacaactacatatgataaaaaaaaaattgatgatgcGAAATCATTTTTCATGACAAATGCACTGGTACCATTTTCATGTACTAACTCCTAATAGTTTGAGAAAATTGCATATCTGCCATTGCCTTGACCCATTGGAGATTTGCCGTTATAAAAACGtaaattgcaaatttgccatgGGAACTCATCTAAATCAGTTCCGTTTGCCACTAGATTCCATTTCAGTCAGGTGCAGTCATCTCTAGTgtgtaaaaaataaaacaaaatgaaTTGGAAAAACACAAAGGCACGTGAATGACATAACAGCCTTCATCTTCTCCCTCCGCCTGCTTAATCCATTTCCCCCTCATCTCTCTCAGCAccagaattttttttcctgtttttcAAACTATTTTGGAAAATAGATCGGCAGCAAAACTATTTTCAATTTGACCCTCGGTTTCGCGCTAGTAGTAATGGCGCGGATATTAGTGCCAGCGTGGCACACTGCGAGGAGCGATACTGACAGGGATCCAATGTGGCTCATGCTCCACGCCAAGAACTCCGACGTTGTCCTTTCGTTTCCCGCGCCACGAGCTCTCGCGCAGACCCCCGACACATAAAGCACCACACGGGCCCATCCTCCTTCTATTCTCCGGTCTTCTTCCCTGAACCGAGCCGCACACTGTTCGGCATCCGAAAGCTTCTCCACCCCCTCCTAAAATCCAAGATTTTTAGGCAATTTGACCGTGGATTTACTTGGAGATTAGGTCTTCAAGGTAATCTCATCCGTTCCCCCTGTTGTTTGTCTTGATTTGTGGTGATTTAGGGTGATTTTGGTGTGAACCCTAGAGGTAGTAATCCATGAAAAAACACTTGTTTTGGGGCTTCATTTGTAGTTTGGATTCATGTGTGGGGTAATGTAGGTAGCATATGGGTTGTATATGTAATTTGGTTCAATTTCATTTAATTTGTTTGGTTTATGGTAATTTAGGGTTGTATATCATTGCAACTTTATTCAATTTGGGATGAAATTTATATGCATGTGCATGATAAATGTATATTTGTTTTGTGATTGTGTTAGTTCATTTGAAAAGTGAGGGTTTATTGTTATGCATTGATAATTTGTGATATTGTGTCTTCATTTGATCCTACGTAGTGTGTACATGTTGTTCGATACATCGTAAATGTTGTGTTTTATTTTTGCCAAATAACTTATATGTTGCGTTTTGATGTCCTGCTATAGATGGAAAGAATAGTCCGTGTGCACtatgatgatgaaattttgcaaaatgATGATGGAAGTGCTAAGTTTAGCAGTAGT
This region includes:
- the LOC133908831 gene encoding DExH-box ATP-dependent RNA helicase DExH6-like, whose amino-acid sequence is MVHMSFVPVHPNLLRRPLFRKAPPPSRFSFGAPQQRSVNEATAAATRQPPFSQTGRAAPDEAGKPPRPIRGDVDEEEERMGRKGRKGKDAAAGGAAGGSGGGGGGMREATLVRVSKLLEDFRASDAEVYTFEPDISKQERAAIHEMCRKMGMISKSSGYGERRRLSVYKNKQKQGPDMEEGPSHLGFSEEARHVLQDLFTHYPPDDADLNGDAVRNSSDKPANIKWKPDSAFCRPAMGKPDIAKKVEKLASKINGSAQLRKITQDRSKLPISSFKDVISSTLENHQVVLISGETGCGKTTQVPQYILDHMWAKGESCKIICTQPRRISAISVAERISAERGEAVGDTVGYKIRLESKGGNNSSILFCTNGVLLRVLIGRGTNTSKARNPKRSLDDTVLGITHIIVDEIHERDRFSDFMLTILRDLLPVYPHLRLVLMSATIDAERFSQYFNGCPVILVPGFTYPVKTFYLEDVLSILHSVGDNHLNPTTSDLKQSSVLADDIKSSMDDSINLALVNDEFDPLLELISVEQNPEIYNYQHSETGVTSLMVFATKGHLGDVCMLLSFGVDCSAQDHDGKSALDWAQQENQQEVCEVIKKHMECSSAKSAEDNELLNKYLATINPEHIDTVLIVRLLGKICVDSNEGAILVFLPGWEDINQTRERLLASPSFRDSSKFLVLSLHSMIPSSEQKKVFKHPPSGVRKIILSTNIAETAVTIDDVVFVIDSGRMKEKSYDPYNNVSTLHASWVSKANARQREGRAGRCQPGTCYHLYSRFRAVSLPDYQIPEIKRMPIEELCLQVKLLDSNCRIADFLKKTLDPPIPETVRNAITLLQDLGALTQDEQLTDLGEKLGSLPVHPSTTKMLLFAILMNCLDPALTLACAADYRDPFLLPMAPDERKRAAAAKVELASLYGGFSDQLAVVAAFDCWRRAKDRGQESQFCTKYFVSPNIMNMLSNMRKQLQNELSQRGFVPADTSACSLNSKDPGIMRAVLMAGAYPMVGRLLPPRKNARKAVVETTSGVKVRLHPHSCNFNLSFSKPSGNPLVIYDEITRGDGGMYIKNCSVIGSYPLLLLATEMVVAPPDDSDEEDEDSSEDEAEKNTIVQHKEEIMSSPDNTVSVVVDRWLRFDATALDVAQIYCLRERLASAILFKVKYPQDVLPPALGASMYAIACILSYDGLPTMVPSNDFSTNRALSQNSAEASRFSQGRRVGYIPPGGFLISLLADKPHNTAPFQKSSNHPGGASGNTRPSRPSVGRFDQSQRPFRNSVPGSSTPRSFKRQRDAAR